ACTTTTATTGTTTACAATATCCTCGGTTTTCTGCGCAGCATCATGGAATATTGAAACACTGATAGCATTCAGGGCACTGCAGGGGCTTGGTGCCGCAATGATTGCACCATCTGCTGTTGCAACAATTGCAATTCATATCAAAGAGTCAGAAAGGGCAAAATCCCTGGGAATTATTGCCGCCGCATCTGCACTTGCATTTGCAATAGGGCCTGTTGCCGGAGGCTTTATTACTGAATTTTTAAGCTGGCACTGGATATTTTTAATAAACATACCGATAGGAATTGCAGGGATGATTCTTGCAAAATATAGTCTCCCGGAAGATACCCCAAAACCATTTAGAAAAGCAGATTTTGATTATGTAGGTTCAATTCTGTTTATCATTGCAATGACATTTTTCATTCTCCCACTCGGATTTCTGGGTGGAAAAGCAGATGGTATTTTAAATCCGGCATACCTCCTCATAATATCAGCAGTCTTCTTCATCCTGTTTATTTCAGCAGAAAGAAAAGCAAAAGAACCGGTTATTGACCTTATTCTGTTTTTTGATAAAAACTTCACATATTCAACAATTTCATATTCGGTTGCCATGCTTGCATATGGTGGTCTGATTCTCATTCTTCCATTTTATTTTGAGTATATTATGGGCATGAGTCCGGGAAAATCAGGTCTGTTTCTGCTGATACCCTCGGTTTTAATAACAATTTTAAGTCCATTGGGGGGCCATATCGCAGATAAAAAAGGAGCACGGATGATATGTTTTGCATCATCAGCAGTTTTTCTAATATCATTGTCAGTAATCTTTCTTACATTCGGATTAAAGGAGATAATATGGACTGTTCTGGCTCTTATTATAATGGGCATCGGACTCGGGCCGTTTATGAGCGCGGGTTCAAGCAGGATAATTGAGCACTCAGATAAGGACAAAAAAGAGATTGCATCCGGAATTATGAGCACATCAATATATTTTGGAACAGCGCTTGGAACAGCTTTGTTTACTGCAATTTTTGGATTTTTTTCAGGCGGAGCCGGTTTAAAGATGGGTATAGAAATTTCAGTTTCAGAATTTATGACCGGTTTTAACTCTGCTGTAGGAGCAGGAATCTTTTTTAGCCTGATAATAGTTATAACCGCATATCTGGCTAAAGATAAACTAAAAACCTAAAAATTTCTTTTTTTATCGGTTGAAGAATTACCAATATATTATTGCAGATAAAACGCC
The genomic region above belongs to Methanomicrobium antiquum and contains:
- a CDS encoding MFS transporter; protein product: MNSSETCPSYLILLVVGIGAFMDGLDGAIVNVSLPQIASGFNAEFGLASLVVTVYLVALSAFMIIFAKSSAFIGIKKIYTGGLLLFTISSVFCAASWNIETLIAFRALQGLGAAMIAPSAVATIAIHIKESERAKSLGIIAAASALAFAIGPVAGGFITEFLSWHWIFLINIPIGIAGMILAKYSLPEDTPKPFRKADFDYVGSILFIIAMTFFILPLGFLGGKADGILNPAYLLIISAVFFILFISAERKAKEPVIDLILFFDKNFTYSTISYSVAMLAYGGLILILPFYFEYIMGMSPGKSGLFLLIPSVLITILSPLGGHIADKKGARMICFASSAVFLISLSVIFLTFGLKEIIWTVLALIIMGIGLGPFMSAGSSRIIEHSDKDKKEIASGIMSTSIYFGTALGTALFTAIFGFFSGGAGLKMGIEISVSEFMTGFNSAVGAGIFFSLIIVITAYLAKDKLKT